From a region of the Agromyces ramosus genome:
- a CDS encoding amidohydrolase: MTDADLVFTGGPVFTANTVRSRASAVAVRGGRIVAVGAADDVRNLIGPATEVVDLAGRLLLPGFQDAHVHPVWGGLDLMRCDLSEFATEHEYLDRIAAYAAAHPDEEWLLGGGWSMSAFPGGTPTAAALDTVVPDRPAFLPNRDGHGAWVNSVALRLAGIDRQTPDPADGRIERDASGEPTGTLHEGAMSLVNRLFPETTVEQLTEALLLGQRYLHSYGVTAWQDAIVGSYGDAGDPGPAYVAAAASGALTGRVVGALWWDRTRGLEQIPELIEKRSTYRGGRFAATSIKIMQDGVAENFTAAMLEPYHDGHGHATDNSGISFVPPELLNEAAPQLDALGFQLHFHAIGDRAVRECLDAVSHAIERNGRNDHRHHIAHIQVVHPEDVPRFRELGVVANMQSLWAALEPQMVELTLPFLGSPRDAWQYPFGDLLRSGAVLAAGSDWSVSTPDPLAAIHVAVNRKAAPGHEEGEFEAFLPEQAIDLTTSLTAYTAGSAFVNHLDDTGTIEVGKLADLVVLDRDPFAGPAAEIGATRVSQTFVEGQRVYAASDA; this comes from the coding sequence ATGACCGACGCCGACCTCGTCTTCACGGGCGGACCCGTCTTCACCGCGAACACCGTGCGTTCCCGGGCCAGCGCCGTCGCGGTCCGTGGCGGACGCATCGTCGCGGTCGGTGCCGCCGACGACGTGCGCAATCTCATCGGCCCCGCCACCGAGGTCGTCGACCTGGCCGGTCGCCTGCTCCTGCCGGGCTTCCAGGACGCGCACGTGCATCCGGTGTGGGGCGGCCTCGACCTTATGCGCTGCGACCTGTCGGAGTTCGCCACCGAGCACGAGTACCTCGACCGCATCGCCGCGTACGCCGCCGCGCACCCCGATGAGGAGTGGCTGCTCGGCGGCGGCTGGTCGATGTCGGCGTTCCCGGGCGGCACGCCGACGGCGGCGGCACTCGACACCGTCGTGCCCGACCGGCCGGCCTTCCTGCCGAACCGCGACGGGCACGGGGCGTGGGTGAACTCGGTCGCGCTCCGGCTCGCCGGCATCGACCGGCAGACGCCCGACCCCGCCGACGGCCGCATCGAGCGCGATGCATCCGGCGAGCCCACCGGCACGCTGCACGAGGGCGCGATGTCGCTCGTGAACCGGCTCTTCCCCGAGACCACGGTCGAGCAGCTCACCGAGGCGCTCCTCCTCGGGCAGCGATACCTGCACTCCTACGGGGTCACCGCGTGGCAGGACGCCATCGTCGGCAGCTACGGCGACGCGGGCGATCCCGGTCCGGCCTACGTCGCCGCTGCGGCATCCGGCGCGCTCACCGGGCGCGTCGTCGGCGCGCTCTGGTGGGACCGCACACGGGGGCTCGAGCAGATCCCCGAGCTCATCGAGAAACGTTCGACGTATCGGGGCGGGCGCTTCGCGGCGACGAGCATCAAGATCATGCAAGACGGGGTCGCCGAGAACTTCACCGCGGCGATGCTCGAGCCGTACCACGACGGGCACGGGCACGCCACCGACAATTCGGGCATCTCGTTCGTTCCGCCCGAGCTCCTGAACGAGGCTGCGCCGCAGCTCGACGCGCTGGGGTTCCAGCTGCATTTCCACGCGATCGGCGACCGAGCGGTGCGCGAGTGCCTCGATGCGGTGTCCCACGCGATCGAGCGGAACGGACGCAACGACCACCGCCACCACATCGCGCACATCCAGGTCGTTCACCCAGAAGACGTGCCACGCTTCCGTGAGCTCGGCGTGGTCGCGAACATGCAGTCGCTGTGGGCGGCGCTCGAGCCGCAGATGGTGGAGCTCACGCTGCCGTTCCTCGGATCCCCGCGCGACGCGTGGCAATACCCGTTCGGCGACCTGCTGCGGTCGGGAGCGGTGCTCGCGGCGGGCAGCGACTGGTCGGTGTCGACCCCCGATCCGCTCGCGGCGATCCACGTCGCGGTGAATCGGAAGGCCGCGCCGGGTCACGAGGAGGGTGAGTTCGAGGCGTTCCTCCCCGAGCAGGCGATCGACCTCACGACGTCGCTGACCGCGTATACGGCCGGGTCGGCGTTCGTGAACCACCTCGACGACACCGGCACCATCGAGGTGGGCAAGCTCGCCGACCTCGTCGTGCTCGATCGCGACCCATTCGCAGGGCCGGCCGCCGAGATCGGTGCGACGCGGGTGTCGCAGACCTTCGTCGAGGGCCAGCGAGTGTACGCGGCATCCGACGCCTGA
- a CDS encoding DUF3618 domain-containing protein, with protein sequence MSNPDVVRSDDPDVIRSDIERTRRELGQDVDALADKVNPGKAAQRQTEKVRRAATRLKDRVMGTASDVVDSTQDAVGHAGEAVADAPRKVASATQGNPVAVGLIAFGVGWLLSSLVPASKPERDMADKLESAAAPLVDEVRDLAKESADHLREPAREAVDAVKGRAAEAVDTVKAEGADAATEVQAEAKHAAERQME encoded by the coding sequence ATGAGCAACCCGGATGTCGTCCGTTCGGACGACCCTGATGTGATCCGCTCGGACATCGAGCGCACCCGACGTGAGCTCGGACAGGATGTCGACGCGCTCGCCGACAAGGTGAACCCGGGCAAGGCGGCCCAGCGCCAGACCGAGAAGGTTCGTCGCGCTGCGACCCGCCTGAAGGACCGGGTCATGGGCACCGCCTCCGATGTCGTGGACTCGACCCAGGACGCGGTCGGCCACGCCGGTGAGGCCGTCGCCGACGCACCGCGCAAGGTGGCCTCGGCCACGCAGGGCAACCCGGTCGCCGTGGGCCTCATCGCCTTCGGCGTCGGTTGGCTCCTGTCGTCGCTCGTTCCGGCGTCGAAGCCCGAGCGCGACATGGCGGACAAGCTGGAATCGGCCGCCGCCCCGCTCGTCGACGAGGTGCGCGACCTGGCGAAGGAGTCCGCCGACCACCTGCGGGAGCCCGCCCGCGAGGCGGTCGATGCCGTGAAGGGACGTGCCGCCGAGGCCGTGGACACCGTCAAGGCCGAGGGCGCCGATGCGGCGACCGAGGTGCAGGCGGAGGCCAAGCATGCGGCCGAGCGCCAGATGGAATGA
- the aceB gene encoding malate synthase A, with amino-acid sequence MNTTPNMTIERTDAAASATRFESRPATGSFQTVEPRIEVTAPLGERYDEFLTPEALAFLAQLHDRFAGTRHELLAARLQTRVDAANGRDPRFLPETESVRRDPSWRVAGAGPGLEDRRVEITGPTDRKMAINALNSGAKVWLADQEDATSPTWRNVVEGQLSLLDALRGRLEYTTPEGKQYRVTAEETPTIVMRPRGWHLTEKHLRFHDRAGRAMHASGSLVDFGLYFFHNAHALIAAGRGPYFYLPKLESHREAKLWNDIFVFGQDALGIPQGTVRATVLIETIQAAFEMEEILFELREHCAGLNAGRWDYIFSIVKTFRSRGRRWVTPDRKSITMTVPFMRAYTELLVATCHKRGAHAIGGMSAFIPNRRDPEVTERALAAVTADKRREASDGFDGTWVAHPDLIPTARAEFDAVLGDRPNQVDRLRDDVEVTAAQLLDIPSIGGQVTEAGVRDNVSIGIRYIESWLRGTGAAAIDNLMEDAATAEISRSQLWQWLHDNTVTAEGTRIDHPWIEGVVTSVIAGLPRFDGDRFDDAIEVFRHVALEPEFPTFLTVGAYARFL; translated from the coding sequence ATGAACACGACGCCCAACATGACCATCGAGCGCACGGATGCCGCGGCATCCGCCACCCGCTTCGAATCCCGCCCCGCCACCGGCAGCTTCCAGACCGTGGAACCTCGCATCGAGGTGACCGCACCGCTCGGAGAGCGGTACGACGAGTTCCTCACGCCCGAGGCGCTCGCCTTCCTCGCGCAGCTGCACGATCGCTTCGCCGGCACCCGGCACGAGCTGCTCGCGGCACGGCTGCAGACCCGCGTCGACGCGGCGAACGGGCGCGACCCGCGGTTCCTGCCCGAGACCGAGTCGGTCCGCCGCGACCCGTCATGGCGGGTCGCGGGCGCCGGCCCCGGCCTCGAGGACCGCCGAGTCGAGATCACCGGGCCGACCGACCGCAAGATGGCGATCAACGCGCTGAACTCGGGCGCGAAGGTGTGGCTCGCCGACCAGGAGGACGCGACGAGCCCCACGTGGCGCAACGTCGTCGAAGGGCAGCTGTCGCTGCTCGACGCGCTGCGCGGGCGGCTCGAGTACACGACCCCCGAGGGCAAGCAGTACCGCGTCACGGCGGAGGAGACGCCGACGATCGTGATGCGGCCGCGCGGCTGGCACCTCACCGAGAAGCACCTGCGCTTCCACGACCGGGCGGGGCGCGCCATGCACGCCTCGGGCTCGCTCGTCGACTTCGGGCTGTACTTCTTCCACAACGCGCACGCGCTCATCGCCGCCGGACGCGGGCCGTACTTCTACCTGCCGAAGCTCGAGTCGCACCGCGAGGCGAAGCTCTGGAACGACATCTTCGTCTTCGGGCAGGACGCGCTCGGCATCCCGCAGGGCACCGTGCGCGCAACCGTGCTCATCGAGACCATCCAGGCCGCGTTCGAGATGGAGGAGATCCTCTTCGAGCTGCGCGAGCACTGCGCCGGGCTCAACGCGGGCCGCTGGGATTACATCTTCTCGATCGTGAAGACGTTCCGTTCGCGCGGCCGCCGCTGGGTCACGCCCGACCGCAAGTCGATCACGATGACCGTGCCGTTCATGCGGGCATACACCGAGCTGCTCGTCGCGACCTGCCACAAGCGGGGCGCGCACGCCATCGGCGGCATGAGCGCGTTCATCCCGAACCGCCGCGACCCCGAGGTCACCGAGCGCGCGCTCGCCGCCGTGACGGCCGACAAGCGCCGCGAGGCATCCGACGGCTTCGACGGCACCTGGGTCGCGCACCCCGATCTCATCCCGACGGCGCGTGCGGAGTTCGACGCGGTGCTCGGCGACCGGCCGAACCAGGTCGACCGCCTGCGCGACGACGTCGAGGTGACGGCGGCGCAACTGCTCGACATCCCCTCCATCGGCGGGCAGGTCACCGAGGCGGGGGTGCGCGACAACGTGTCGATCGGCATCCGCTACATCGAGTCGTGGCTCCGGGGGACCGGTGCCGCGGCGATCGACAACCTCATGGAGGATGCCGCGACCGCCGAGATCTCGCGCTCGCAGCTCTGGCAGTGGCTGCACGACAACACCGTCACGGCCGAGGGCACCCGCATCGACCACCCGTGGATCGAGGGCGTCGTGACCTCCGTCATCGCCGGCCTGCCGCGCTTCGACGGCGACCGCTTCGACGACGCGATCGAGGTGTTCCGGCACGTCGCGCTCGAGCCCGAGTTCCCGACGTTCCTCACGGTGGGGGCGTACGCGCGCTTCCTCTGA
- the aceA gene encoding isocitrate lyase yields MSTNRPGDQTQTAAELQLEWDANPRWDGVGRDYTAEDVIALRGPVREERTLARRGAEKLWQELRQNTGTAFAPQEDPQWAAALGALTGNQAVQQVRAGLKAIYLSGWQVAADANLSGQTYPDQSLYPANSVPAVVRRINNALLRAGQIEASDGNDDRDWMAPIVADAEAGFGGPLNAYELMHQMIEAGAAGVHWEDQLASEKKCGHMGGKVLIPTSQHIRTINAARLAADVAGVPSIIIARTDALAATLLTSDHDERDRPFVTGERTAEGFYEVRNGIEPVIARGLAYAEYADLLWVESAEPDLDLARRFAEAVHAKFPGKRLSYNCSPSFNWKRHLDDAQIATFQRELAAMGYAFQFITLAGFHALNHSMYTLAKDYHERHMSAYVELQEAEFASEASGYTATRHQREVGTGYFDRIATALNPTSATLALVGSTEEEQFTSH; encoded by the coding sequence ATGAGCACGAACCGACCCGGCGACCAGACCCAGACCGCTGCCGAGCTGCAGCTCGAGTGGGACGCGAACCCCCGCTGGGACGGTGTCGGCCGCGACTACACCGCCGAGGATGTCATCGCCCTTCGCGGCCCGGTGCGCGAGGAGCGCACGCTCGCCCGGCGCGGCGCCGAGAAGCTCTGGCAGGAGCTCCGGCAGAACACCGGCACGGCGTTCGCGCCGCAGGAGGACCCGCAGTGGGCCGCCGCCCTCGGCGCCCTCACCGGCAACCAGGCCGTGCAGCAGGTGCGCGCCGGACTGAAGGCGATCTACCTGAGCGGCTGGCAGGTCGCAGCCGACGCGAACCTCTCGGGCCAGACCTACCCCGACCAGTCGCTCTACCCGGCCAACTCGGTGCCCGCGGTCGTGCGCCGCATCAACAACGCGCTGCTGCGCGCCGGCCAGATCGAGGCATCCGACGGCAACGACGACCGAGACTGGATGGCCCCCATCGTCGCCGACGCCGAGGCGGGCTTCGGCGGTCCGCTCAACGCCTACGAGCTCATGCACCAGATGATCGAGGCCGGCGCGGCCGGCGTGCACTGGGAGGACCAGCTCGCGAGCGAGAAGAAGTGCGGCCACATGGGCGGGAAGGTGCTGATTCCCACGTCGCAGCACATCCGCACGATCAACGCGGCGCGGCTGGCGGCGGATGTCGCCGGCGTGCCGTCGATCATCATCGCGCGCACCGACGCGCTCGCCGCGACCCTGCTCACGAGTGACCACGACGAGCGCGACCGCCCCTTCGTGACCGGGGAGCGCACCGCCGAGGGCTTCTACGAGGTGCGGAACGGCATCGAGCCGGTGATCGCCCGCGGCCTCGCCTACGCCGAGTACGCCGACCTGCTCTGGGTCGAGTCCGCCGAGCCCGATCTCGACCTCGCACGGCGTTTCGCCGAGGCGGTGCACGCGAAGTTCCCCGGCAAGCGACTCAGCTACAACTGCTCGCCGTCGTTCAACTGGAAGCGCCACCTCGACGACGCCCAGATCGCCACCTTCCAGCGCGAGCTCGCGGCGATGGGCTACGCGTTCCAGTTCATCACCCTCGCGGGCTTCCACGCCCTCAACCACTCCATGTACACGCTCGCGAAGGACTACCACGAGCGGCACATGAGCGCCTACGTCGAGCTCCAGGAGGCGGAATTCGCCTCGGAGGCTTCGGGATACACGGCCACGCGCCACCAGCGCGAGGTCGGCACCGGCTACTTCGACCGCATCGCCACGGCGCTGAACCCCACCAGCGCAACGCTCGCCCTCGTCGGATCGACCGAGGAAGAACAGTTCACGTCGCACTGA
- a CDS encoding phage holin family protein: protein MTDVPRHGMPASTHAQPADVPTPSEQQAATTSLGGLLAEVSRDISTLMRQEVELAKAELKQTAKQTGKGAGFYGGAGVAGIFTLLFLSIALWWALGYLMGNAWSAVIVAVLWGIVAAVLYFTGKKEFDEVEGMPQTVDSVKQIPDALKRNEENR, encoded by the coding sequence ATGACCGATGTTCCCCGTCACGGCATGCCCGCGTCCACGCACGCGCAGCCGGCCGACGTGCCGACGCCGTCCGAACAGCAGGCTGCGACCACGTCGCTCGGCGGCCTTCTCGCCGAGGTGAGCCGTGACATCTCGACGCTCATGCGACAGGAGGTCGAGCTCGCGAAGGCGGAGCTCAAGCAGACCGCCAAGCAGACGGGCAAGGGCGCAGGGTTCTACGGCGGTGCCGGCGTGGCCGGCATCTTCACCCTGCTGTTCCTGTCGATCGCCCTCTGGTGGGCGCTCGGCTACCTGATGGGCAACGCCTGGTCCGCCGTGATCGTCGCGGTGCTGTGGGGCATCGTCGCCGCGGTGCTCTACTTCACCGGCAAGAAGGAGTTCGACGAGGTCGAGGGCATGCCCCAGACCGTGGACTCGGTCAAGCAGATCCCCGACGCGCTGAAGAGGAATGAGGAGAACCGATGA
- a CDS encoding ABC transporter ATP-binding protein: protein MVTSAATTEATAGARAAIPEAAGTVLLDGVTKRYGQATAVDRMSLTVQPGEFISLLGPSGCGKTTTLRMIAGFEHPDAGDIRVSGRSVLGVPPYRRDVNTVFQAYALFPHMSVAENVAYGLQQHRASKAAIREQVVEALDLVQMRRFADRKPTQLSGGQQQRVALARALVNRPAVLLLDEPLGALDRQLREEMQLELKLLQSRLGITFVFVTHDQGEALSMSDRVAIMRDGRIEQLADADTIYARPVSAYVAAFVGQQNFFRGPVVEGGTAVDSPHALVRGIRAELADGLQGQAAVRPEFVSIAPDASEARADAAGPVNTARGTLIGVAHLGETMQYLVRLGEEQSLIVRRPTPDAPQLAVGDPVVASWSAERVLLFPADDAASAGGYVAPPTD, encoded by the coding sequence CTGGTGACATCGGCAGCGACGACCGAGGCCACGGCGGGCGCCCGGGCCGCGATCCCCGAGGCGGCGGGTACGGTGCTGCTCGACGGCGTGACGAAGCGCTACGGCCAGGCGACTGCGGTCGACCGGATGTCGCTGACCGTCCAACCCGGCGAGTTCATCTCGCTGCTCGGCCCGTCGGGCTGCGGCAAGACCACGACGCTGCGCATGATCGCCGGCTTCGAGCACCCCGATGCCGGTGACATCCGGGTGTCCGGACGATCCGTCCTCGGCGTGCCGCCGTATCGGCGCGACGTCAACACCGTGTTTCAGGCGTATGCGCTCTTCCCGCACATGTCGGTCGCCGAGAACGTCGCGTACGGACTGCAGCAGCATCGGGCATCCAAGGCCGCGATCCGCGAACAGGTCGTCGAGGCGCTCGATCTCGTGCAGATGCGCCGCTTCGCCGACCGCAAGCCGACGCAGCTGTCGGGCGGGCAGCAGCAGCGCGTCGCCCTCGCGCGTGCACTCGTAAACCGGCCCGCGGTGCTCCTGCTCGATGAGCCGCTCGGCGCCCTCGACCGGCAGCTGCGTGAAGAGATGCAGCTCGAGCTGAAGCTGCTCCAGTCGCGGCTCGGCATCACGTTCGTGTTCGTCACCCACGACCAGGGCGAGGCGCTGTCGATGAGCGACCGCGTCGCGATCATGCGCGACGGCCGCATCGAGCAGCTCGCCGACGCCGACACGATCTACGCGCGCCCCGTCTCCGCGTACGTCGCGGCGTTCGTGGGGCAGCAGAACTTCTTCCGCGGCCCCGTGGTCGAAGGCGGCACAGCGGTCGATTCGCCGCACGCGCTCGTGCGCGGCATCCGTGCCGAGCTCGCTGACGGACTCCAGGGCCAGGCAGCGGTGCGTCCCGAGTTCGTGAGCATCGCGCCCGACGCCTCGGAGGCCCGCGCCGACGCCGCCGGCCCGGTGAACACGGCTCGGGGCACGCTCATCGGCGTCGCCCATCTCGGCGAGACCATGCAATACCTCGTGCGGCTCGGCGAGGAGCAGAGCCTCATCGTCCGCAGACCCACGCCCGACGCTCCGCAGCTCGCGGTCGGCGACCCGGTGGTCGCGAGCTGGAGCGCCGAGCGCGTGCTGCTGTTCCCGGCCGACGACGCGGCGAGCGCGGGCGGCTACGTCGCCCCGCCGACCGACTGA
- a CDS encoding ABC transporter permease produces MPRFALALPAWAWLLVFFVAPVAMVVWFSFGYKPGIFGTHANDILSFDRYVEALSPTFFTTFLNTLWIGLAGTALCLVIGLPVAYWMAVKAPPSRRGLLIALVMVPFWTNFLVRTIGWQVILAPEGWLSTLLQDAGLIASPIDILYTRTAVLIGVVYNYLPLMILPLYVAFDRVGMPLREASKDLGADKWRTFTRITLPLARPGLIAGLLLVFIPLMGDYITATVLGGAKGNMVGQLVASQFQTAQNWALGSAMAVMLILVIMVTVALGALLVWLVTLPFRTRNRLVIGDGAMTTARTDAAPAPPPAADRVPEEVAS; encoded by the coding sequence ATGCCGCGCTTCGCGCTCGCGCTGCCCGCGTGGGCGTGGCTCCTCGTGTTCTTCGTCGCGCCGGTCGCGATGGTCGTGTGGTTCAGCTTCGGCTACAAGCCCGGAATCTTCGGTACGCATGCGAACGACATCCTCTCGTTCGACCGATACGTCGAGGCCCTGTCGCCGACGTTCTTCACGACGTTCCTGAATACGCTGTGGATCGGCCTCGCGGGCACCGCACTCTGCCTCGTGATCGGGCTCCCGGTCGCGTATTGGATGGCGGTGAAGGCGCCGCCGTCGCGCCGCGGCCTGCTCATCGCGCTCGTCATGGTGCCGTTCTGGACGAACTTCCTCGTCCGCACGATCGGCTGGCAGGTCATCCTCGCTCCCGAGGGCTGGCTCTCCACGCTCTTGCAGGACGCCGGACTCATCGCGAGCCCGATCGACATCCTCTACACGCGCACGGCCGTGCTCATCGGTGTGGTGTACAACTACCTGCCACTCATGATCCTGCCGCTCTACGTCGCGTTCGACCGGGTCGGCATGCCGCTCCGCGAAGCGTCGAAAGACCTCGGGGCAGACAAGTGGCGTACGTTCACGAGGATCACCCTGCCACTCGCCCGGCCCGGCCTCATCGCCGGCCTCCTCCTCGTCTTCATCCCCCTCATGGGCGACTACATCACGGCGACGGTGCTCGGTGGCGCGAAGGGCAACATGGTCGGCCAGCTCGTCGCGAGCCAGTTCCAGACGGCGCAGAACTGGGCGCTCGGTTCGGCGATGGCGGTGATGCTCATCCTCGTGATCATGGTCACGGTCGCGCTGGGTGCGCTCCTCGTCTGGCTCGTGACGCTGCCGTTCCGTACTCGCAACCGCCTCGTGATCGGCGATGGTGCGATGACGACCGCCCGCACGGATGCCGCGCCCGCGCCGCCGCCCGCCGCCGATCGCGTGCCAGAGGAGGTCGCCTCATGA
- a CDS encoding polyamine ABC transporter substrate-binding protein has translation MLAAFTDQLGPTITLDSFGSNEELISKLVAAKGTSGYDIVVPTGVFIPQMIENGLLSELNLDLIPNLEYMDPAFLARAWDPENAYSICKAWGTTGYVYDKTVITRDLTTWADFLDAAQNEASSRTSVLDDPGDLTGAYFWANGIDWNTTDEAELAAAEDFLVNTLAPNIAAFDSYPGGSAIPQGTHVLMQSWNGDARLGILESPDPDRWQWVFPGPESEIWMDNWAIAAGAPNPEAAHAFINYVLEPENSLAELDYIGYHTGATGIEQAAADAGLPMLDLVFFTPEQIDTMREGEVNDAQQRRVDIWNKTKAAAGA, from the coding sequence GTGCTCGCCGCGTTCACCGATCAGCTCGGCCCGACGATCACGCTCGACTCGTTCGGCTCCAATGAGGAGCTCATCTCGAAGCTCGTCGCCGCGAAGGGCACGTCGGGCTACGACATCGTGGTGCCGACCGGCGTCTTCATCCCCCAGATGATCGAGAACGGCCTGCTGAGCGAGCTCAACCTCGATCTCATCCCGAACCTCGAGTACATGGACCCCGCCTTCCTCGCCCGCGCCTGGGATCCCGAGAACGCGTACTCGATCTGCAAGGCGTGGGGCACGACGGGCTACGTCTACGACAAGACCGTCATCACCCGCGACCTCACGACCTGGGCCGACTTCCTCGATGCGGCGCAGAACGAGGCGAGCAGCCGGACGTCGGTGCTCGACGATCCGGGCGACCTCACGGGTGCGTACTTCTGGGCCAACGGCATCGACTGGAACACCACCGACGAGGCCGAGTTGGCCGCGGCCGAGGACTTCCTCGTGAACACGCTGGCCCCGAACATCGCGGCGTTCGACTCCTATCCGGGCGGCTCGGCCATCCCGCAGGGCACGCACGTGCTCATGCAGTCGTGGAACGGCGACGCACGCCTCGGCATCCTCGAGAGCCCCGACCCCGACCGCTGGCAGTGGGTGTTCCCCGGCCCCGAGAGCGAGATCTGGATGGACAACTGGGCGATCGCGGCCGGCGCACCGAATCCCGAGGCCGCGCACGCGTTCATCAACTACGTGCTCGAGCCCGAGAACTCGCTCGCCGAGCTCGACTACATCGGCTACCACACGGGCGCGACGGGCATCGAGCAGGCCGCGGCCGACGCCGGGCTGCCCATGCTCGACCTGGTGTTCTTCACGCCCGAGCAGATCGACACCATGCGCGAGGGCGAGGTGAATGATGCACAGCAGCGTCGCGTCGACATCTGGAACAAGACGAAGGCGGCCGCTGGTGCGTAA
- a CDS encoding ABC transporter permease, with protein sequence MKRSWSDVALGVWGVLVFIFLFAPIIVIIVSSFNTGRLLVAWDGFGFDGFLTLLEKPAIRDAVWVSVQTGAIAAVVATLLGTLAGIAMARHPGKWVFWFIGLLLLVSVTPEIVDAVALLPWLVFLGQDLGLGLFNDGVVRLVVGHSLFAIAVVSYIVRARLVGLDAQLEEASADLYAKPLTTFRRVTLPLAMPAVLAGFLLSFTLSLDNTVIAAFVQVSGTTPWPVYVLSALRSGLRPEIASVSTIMLVLTLLSLGLVALVLRRAGDSATQIARTMTGN encoded by the coding sequence ATGAAGCGTTCGTGGTCGGATGTCGCACTCGGCGTCTGGGGCGTGCTCGTCTTCATCTTCCTGTTCGCCCCGATCATCGTCATCATCGTCTCGTCGTTCAACACGGGGCGCCTCCTCGTCGCGTGGGACGGGTTCGGATTCGACGGATTCCTCACGCTGCTCGAGAAGCCCGCGATCCGCGATGCCGTCTGGGTGTCCGTCCAGACGGGCGCGATCGCCGCAGTGGTCGCCACGCTGCTCGGCACGCTCGCGGGCATCGCGATGGCGAGGCATCCCGGCAAGTGGGTGTTCTGGTTCATCGGGCTGCTGCTCCTGGTCTCGGTCACGCCCGAGATCGTCGACGCGGTCGCGCTACTGCCGTGGCTCGTGTTCCTCGGTCAGGACCTGGGCCTCGGCCTCTTCAACGACGGAGTCGTGCGCCTCGTCGTCGGGCACTCGCTGTTCGCCATCGCCGTCGTGTCCTACATCGTGCGCGCACGGCTCGTCGGGCTCGACGCACAGCTCGAGGAAGCGTCGGCCGACCTCTACGCGAAGCCGCTCACCACGTTCCGCCGCGTGACCCTGCCCCTGGCGATGCCGGCGGTGCTCGCCGGCTTCCTGCTGTCCTTCACGCTGAGCCTCGACAACACCGTCATCGCCGCCTTCGTGCAGGTCTCGGGCACGACACCGTGGCCTGTCTACGTGCTGAGTGCGCTGCGCAGCGGACTGCGTCCCGAGATCGCGTCGGTGTCGACGATCATGCTCGTGCTCACGCTGCTCTCACTCGGGCTCGTCGCGTTGGTGCTGCGGCGCGCCGGCGACTCGGCGACGCAGATCGCCCGCACGATGACCGGCAATTGA